From the Pseudomonas sp. VD-NE ins genome, the window AGCCGAGCCAGTTTTACCAAACGGTAAAAACTGGAAATGACCACCGAACTGCGCTCCAGCGTATCGCTGAAACCATGAGCCTGGGCTATCGCCTGCGCCAGATAGTGGTAAGTCTGAAGATCAATCCCCAGACCATTGCACAACTGGCTGATCGTCAGATTGTCTTGATCCGATGTCGGTATCAGCGCAAACGGTTTGCCGTCGAGCTTCAGTGGCTGGCGGTAGTTGTCCTGATTGTTGAAGACCTGATCGAACTGCGACAGCGCATCGCCGCGACCGTAGAGTGATAACTCATCGAGAAACACGGCGAAATCGGCAGCCGTGCAGTTGTACCGTTCACGCAGTCGCTGAAACAGACCCAGGGCATGGATCACGTTCAACGAAATCGCCCACACCTCCGGCTTTTCAGCGCCACGTGCTTCGGCCCTGATCGCCGCCGCCAACAGGGCGTCAGTCTGCTCGCTGGGTAGATTCAGCCATTTGTCCAGGCGTAACTTGCGGTTCAATCGGTCAAATGTATTCAAACCTTTCAGGGTTTGGGGACTAACGATTATCCGATGGAAATTACTCCCTGACTGGGAAGTGATGCCGATAGCAGGATGGCTGTTCCCATTGATGTAAACCGAGCCAGACCGACCGCCTTCCGGGACATCGGGCTCTTCAGGGTATTCGACATTGTCCGTACGCCGCGGCGCATAGTCTCCAACCGAAAAAAGACTTGTAACCTCCTCGGCGACAAGATTCGTACGTTGAGCCAGATAAAAAATCTGATTGAGATTCAAGTACTCCAAGTCTTCGGTGCCAAAATTTTCCCGATAGAACTGATACATATCTTCGGAGTTTTTGTACTCCTCAGTCAGCAACCGTTGCTGGTAAGGGCCCAGCCGAGAGGCATGAGCCAGGGCGGCAGCGGCAAGCGTCGTCAGGGCTCCGGAGTGCAAGAAGTAGGGAAACTTCACGTCAACGATGTTGGAAAAATCCCCCACCGATCGACCATTGAAACCGGCAACCCCATCGACCGTGACCCAATGCTGGTAATACGGCAGACCGTTGGGATAACGTGCTTCGACCATTGCATCCTCATATGAACCCTTCTTGTCCGCGGTGATAAAAGCATCCAGCACGCGGACAATGACGTCGACCGACGACTCCGGCGCATTGACCGTTTTGCTGTCGACCTGCAACTCCATCAAATCCGTGCGGCGCTCATGCAGCGGCAGCCTGGTGTCGTCAGCAACCGGCTCGATCAAGTCGCGAATCAAGCGATACAGAAAGACAAGATAGGCCGCGGGCCCGTACATGGACTCCAAAGAACCCGGAGGGCATTTGGCTCCGAATTGCAGATCGAACATTCGCTCCAGTTGCGGTCCCGCTACGAGTGACATCAACCCGCTGGACGGCCCTCTCGGCCCGATTTTGTCCCGATGCACGTCTTGCTCGATATACCGACGCCGCACATAGGTCCCCAGGCTGTTAGCCCGGCGCAAAAAACGCCGAGCCTCTTCCTCCTCGAGTTCGTACTCGGCGACCAGCAACGGAATACCCCTTTCGACCAGAGGAAAAATCGATCCCCCCTCCACTATGTAGTTCCAGAGCTTCCAAAGCCGGTTTTGCCTGGTGGGCGCTTGCTCACCAAATAGCTGAAGGAACAACTGCGCGGCGGGGCGGAGTGAATCAGCCATGGTCACATTCCTCGAGTCGATAACAGGCTCGGGCTACCTGACGGTTGTTTCCGGCGACCCAGCGTTCAATAAGGATTTAGCGCTTGAAACCAGTCGCCGCCAACTGTCAGAAATGACAGGTTTAGTGACCGTTCATCGGATTTTCACTCCGGTTTTGTCTGCCGGCGCTGATTCGACTTCAAATCGATCGCTGACGACCCAGTCAGACCCGGTCGGATCGCTGTCATCTGGCTGCTGCCTGAAGCGACACCAGGTGCCACCCAGCGGTAGCGTTTGGTCAGACAGGCCTTGCCAGTCAGGGTCGACCTGAACCGACGCGATCCAGGTTTTGTCAGGGTTAAAGGCGTCAACCAGAATACCGACACCTTGACGGCCCTTGCCGGCAAACAACACCGGATTACGCACCCAGGACCCAGGTGCGGGTTTCTCAATGGTGGGCAGGAATGTAGCCAACCGAATTGAGAGGTTCGCCCTCTCGGATTCATACCCTTCGCAAGCCGCCACCGCGTCCAACTGATGAACGCCTTCGACCTGCCCGGGCTCCAGGGTCACCGACCACGTACGGTTGTCCCGCACCTCGGCGCTTGCCTGATCGCTACCCAGCGTCACGGTCACGGTGTCGCCGGGTGTCCCGAAACCCGACACGACGACCCGCTGTCCGACATGATCATCGCAGGTGGGGGTTTCAATAAACGGAGCCGCCGGCACGACCTTGTAACGCAAACGCTCATTGGGTTGAGAACGCTGCGCAATGCCATTGACGACGAAGGTCTGAAAGGCCCAGATGGTATGGTCGCCCACCGGTAAACTGACCTCGGCTTCCCATTTTTCATCCGAGTTCACATTGATGCCTGTCAGCAATGGCTCGGTACTGCCTTGCAGCCAGACTTCCACTTGGGCGGTGGGTCGACCGGTGCCAGCAATCTTCGCAGTACGCGGTTCCTTGCCGCCGGGAATCGGCGCGGTGAAGCGAGGCGGCGGCACCACCACATTGAGTTTGTGCTCGGCGCTGTTGGCCGATTCTCTCCCATTGAGAGTCTGCTGCGCGTGGAGGAAATATCCCCTCAGCTCCAGATCGCGCAGTTCGATCGACCATTTGCCCTCATCAAGTAATTCAAGCGGTGCGCCTAGCGTTCCTCCCATCTGGCTGTCATGTAATTGCATGACAGCGCCCTGCATACCGTTATCACCTTCAATGGTGACGTCGTACCCCACCTCTGAGCCGGATACCGGCGCGATAATGTGCGGTTGCAACATGACTCTGTGGACAGTGAAGGTTTTCGATATTGGCTCCGAAACGAGCTCGACAAACGTCTGGGTGGCGCTGGCGATGTGTTCAACGTTCGCCTTGAACGGGGTCGGTCGCTGAAACGTCCAGATTTCCCTCTCCACAATCGCCCCGTACACCTCGTCATCGTCGCTGAACGTGATGCTCACCGTGGCGCCGTTCAAGCAAGTACCACTGAAGATTGGCTCCAGCCCCTCCTCGGAGGGATCATCCAGGCCTGGCGCCAGCGGTGGAATCGTGACGTGCAGTATGCAAGGACGTTGCGAGGGAAAGTCTCCCAGATGCTGTGTAATGTGAACTTCCCGCTTGTTGGTTGGCCCCCACTTCACCAATGCCGGGGTCGACCATTGGCCGTTCACGACCACTACACTCCGTGCAGCCTCGGTTGTATCGGGAAACCTGAGCGAGACGGTAGCACCTGTGTAACCCTTGCCGCTGAAGACGGGTAGATACTCCTCGGTGTAGCTCGCCTCGGTGATATCCGGCATGTCGTTGTGGACTTTGAAATCAAAAGGCAGCGATTCGATCCAGCCATTGGCGTTGTCGGCGATCTTTTGAATCACCGTCACATCGTAGCTGCCCAGAGGCCAGACAACGGGGGCCGCTTCCCACTGGCCTTGGGCATTGACGGGGATGTTGGGAGGCAAAGGCAGCGAGCTGTCGCTGGCAGAGAACTGGATTTCGGTCGAGAGGTTTTGATCGAAATGGCCGGAGCCGGAGAACTTCAAGCTTGGATCCGGGAGAAAGGTGACCTCAGGTTCTTCCAGTTCGGGAGGGCGGATCCGGAAAGAGCGGGGAGCGCTTCGCTTCGACGGCTCATTGTTCAATACCTGCAGCGCAACAAGTGAAACCGGTCCTGGCTTGACCGTCACAGGCAAGCTCCAGTCATTCGCAGTGACGGCAATCTCACCCAGGTTTTCTGATGTCAAATCTATATAGATATATAGAGTTGCGCCCACGACGCCATCGATACCTGACAGTAAGAAATGGCGTTCCTGCAAATCAATGACCGGGAAGGTGATGGTCGGAATGCGAATGCCCGGAGAATAGGTTTCAGGTTGAGATTCGTCTGAAGCAAATTGTTTGTCACCGATAGAAAAACTGCTTTTTGCTACGTATACGTATTCCTTTTCTTCAGGTTCAAATCCTTCGAGCCACTTGGGGATCCACTTTCCATCGCTGCCAACAACAGCAGTCCCAATCACGCTTTTTCCATCTGAACTGTCGCCGTGTACCACTATGCTGGTACCGAATATCCCCGTCCCGTTCAGATCGACACCGGTGCCTTCCTGAGGCGCAATCCTTGGCGGAGGCTGAGTGGCAGTGAAGTAATTCGTCACCTCAAAAATTACGCTGCGTGCCGTAACCCGGTTTTTGCCCGTAGGCATAAAGTGCGGCAGGGTAAAACTCCAGACACCCTGCTTGGCAGACACCTCGAATTTCAGATCAACAAGAGGCCCAATGATTTGAATGTAAACCGTCTCATTGTGGATCAGGCCTCTACCTGAAATGGTATTGCTCCTGAAATCAATCTCCGATCCGTCTGCAGGCTCGTCGATGATCAAGGTGAGCACATCAGGATTCTGGTGGGTATCGTCGTTCATGCATCACCTTCGGATACAGTGACAGGAGAAGACAGAAAGCCACAGGAGTCAGCTTATTCCTACCTGTAAAATCTGACAGTCCCGACGAACGGTGTCTGCTCGCATAGCGAGCCAATAATGTCGTGCAACCTTCAACTCGCGACTACAACACCCTGGTTCCTCACCTGCAAATCTCTGAAAAAATGCGCTGGTCTGTGCACTTGCGGATCTAACTGAAAGACCGCGGCCTCTGCCTGACGATCAATCAGTTGAGCGAGAGGGGAATGTGGTTTCGGAGAAGGCTGGGTAACGAATGGGCCAATGACACAATCTGACGGTCGGTATTCGTGCACTCGTGAGGACGCTTTCGCGGACAAGCCCGCTCCCACAGGATGCTTGTGCACCCCGGATCCAGTGTGGGAGTGTGGGAGCGAGCCTGCTCGAGAAGCTTTTGGAGGTTTGAATTCAGGCCGAAGCCGGCATCGGCTGAAAACTGAAGTACTGCTGCAATGCCTGCACCAGTTGCCCGAATTCAGGCGGCGGGCGCTGCACGATGAAGCCGGCGTCGTAATGCAGCGGCGTGACGTCTTCGTGGCACCACACGCAACACGCAGTGAAATCGATGACTTGTTGGCAGCCATCGCTGGCGGGGATTTTCAGGCGTAACTGGAAGTCCACCCCGATCATCATCGGCAACTGGCTGATCAGCATCAGCCCGTCTGCGGAGACGTTGCCGAGAAAGCCAATGGGCTTGTCAGTGACACTGTTGAACACTCTGAGGAAGTACGGCAATTGGTGCCGTTCGATCCGGCGGTCGGTAAACATGCGCAGTTCGCCATGCAAGGCTCCATCACAGAGCCGCACCTTTGCTTCGGAACGTGCCGGTATCGCCGGCCCGCTCTCCCCGCTTCCGGTGTGACGGTCGCTACGTCGCCGTCACCTGACCACTTGCCAGTCGCAGGTGTTGCTCCGGGTTTACAGATTCGGCTCTAAACCCGGGTTACTCGACTATAGCTCAGCCTGTACACACGGCCAGATTTTGTATGACAACTGTCATCAGAAACGGGTCGGGCGCACCACGGCAGCGGCGCTGCGCGTCGGGTAATGGCCCAGGCTCTGCAAGGTTTCCAGACGCGCGCGAGCGCGGTAGGCGTATTCGCTGTTCGGGTAGGAAGCGATGATGAACTGGTAAGTCTGCGCCGCATCGACGAACATTTTCTGCCGTTCCAGGCACTGGCCGCGCATCATCGACACTTCCGGCCATACGTACGGGCGGGCGCGGCTGGCGCGTTCGACCTTGGACAGCTCCAGCATGACCTGCTCGCAATTGCCACGGTCATAGGCGCTGTAGGCGTTGTTCAAATGGTGGTTCATCGACCAACGGGTGCAGCCCGTCACGGCGAGGACGCTGAGGGCAAGGGCGGCAATGGGTAAGAATCGCATGAGGGTTCTCCTGTCTTGTGCTCTTTATCGACCCTTGCCGAAAAATCTTCAGAAGTGTTTGCGCCAATCGTCGTGTTCAATAAAGAAAGTATTAAGTAGTGCAAACGAACAATGACTACACCCCAAGAGCATAGTAGCCTTCGCTAGCGCTTGAACTCAGGAGTCTTTGCATGTCCGTCCGTCGTACCAAAATCGTCGCTACCCTTGGCCCGGCCAGTAACTCGCCGGAAGTTCTCGAACAGCTGATTCTGGCTGGTCTGGACGTTGCCCGTCTGAACTTCTCCCACGGCACCCCCGACGAGCACAAGGCTCGCGCGAAGCTGGTGCGTGACCTCGCTGCCAAGCACGGTCGCTTCGTCGCCCTGCTGGGTGACCTGCAAGGCCCGAAAATCCGTATCGCCAAATTCGCCAACAAGAAGATCGAGCTGAAGATCGGTGACCAGTTCACCTTCTCCACCAGCCATCCGTTGACCGAAGGCAACCAGCAAGTGGTCGGCATCGACTACCCGGATCTGGTCAAGGACTGCGGCGTGGGTGACGAGCTGCTGCTCGACGACGGCCGTGTGGTGATGCGCGTTGATACCGCCACCGCAACAGAATTGCATTGCACCGTGACCATCGGCGGCCCGCTGTCCGACCACAAAGGCATCAACCGTCGCGGTGGCGGCCTGACCGCACCGGCCCTGACTGAAAAAGACAAGGCCGACATCAAGCTCGCTGCGGAAATGGAAGTCGACTACCTCGCGGTGTCCTTCCCGCGTGACGCTGCCGACATGGAATACGCCCGTCAACTGCGCGACGAAGCCGGCGGTACTGCCTGGCTGGTGGCGAAGATCGAACGTGCTGAAGCCGTAGCGGATGACGAAACCCTCGACGGCCTGATCAAGGCTTCCGACGCGGTGATGGTTGCCCGTGGTGACCTCGGTGTGGAAATCGGCGACGCCGAGCTGGTAGGCATTCAGAAGAAAATCATTCTGCACGCACGCCGCCACAACAAGGCGGTGATCGTCGCGACCCAGATGATGGAGTCGATGATCCAGAACCCGATGCCAACCCGCGCCGAAGTGTCCGACGTGGCCAACGCCGTGCTCGACTACACCGACGCCGTGATGCTGTCTGCTGAATCCGCAGCGGGTCTGTACCCGCTGGAAGCTGTTCAGGCCATGGCGCGCATCTGCGTCGGCGCTGAAAAACACCCCACCGGTAAAACCTCCAGCCACCGTATCGGCAAGGAATTCACCCGCTGCGACGAAAGCATCGCACTGGCGACCATGTACACCGCCAACCACTTCCCGGGCGTCAAAGCGATCATCGCCCTGACCGAAAGTGGCTACACCCCGCTGATCATGTCGCGTATCCGTTCTTCGGTGCCGATCTATGCATTCTCGCCGCACCGTGAAACCCAGGCGCGTGCCGCCATGTTCCGTGGCGTGTACACCGTACCGTTCGACCCGGCTTCGCTGGAACCGCACGAAGTCAGCCAGAAGGCGATCGACGAGCTGGTCAAGCGCGGCGTTGTGGAAAAAGGCGACTGGGTCATCCTGACCAAGGGCGACAGCTACCACACCACCGGCGGCACCAACGGCATGAAGATCCTGCACGTGGGCGACCCGCAGGTCTGAGTGACGCGCTGAAAAACAAGAGCCCCGCCATGTGAATGGCGGGGCTTTTTTTGTCTGCGTTGAATCGAAAGCCCCTCACCCTGGCCCTCTCCCAGAGGGAGAAGGAGCCGATTGAGGGATATTGCAGAATTGCACCGACCTGATAGCTCTGCGCTGAATCCGACCGATTCTTTCAAGTCGATGTATAACGCATTACACCTCGGTCGGCTCCCTCTCCCTCTGGGAGAGGGCTGGGCGGGCGGCGTTCCGATGAGGGTTGGCTTTTCAATGCCGTTTGATAAACCCGGTCAACGCCGCCAAGGCTTCCGGCGAACGCAACCGCTGGGTGAACAACGCGCCCTCCTCCTCGATCACCTTACGGATCAACTCGCGATCCGGCGCTCGCATCAATTGCTTGCTGATGCGCACCGCTTCGGCCGGCAGCTCGTCGAAACGCAGCGCCATTTCCCGCGCCTTGCTGAGCGCCGCCGCGCCGCTACCCAATGCTTCGCTCGCAATCCCCCACTGCGCAGCCTGCTCACCGCTAAATCCCTCGCCCAACAGCAGCAGCTCCGCCGCTTTGGCCTGCCCAAGCAGACGTGGAAGGATCAGGCTGGAACCAAACTCCGGACATAACCCGAGATTGACGAAAGGCATGCGCAACCGCGCATCGCGGGCCACGTAGACCAGATCGCAGTGCAGCAACAACGTCGTACCGATGCCCACCGCTGCGCCCGCCACAGCGGCAATCACCGGTTTGCGGCATTCGAGCAGATTGAGCATGAAATGAAACACCGGGCTGTCGAGGTCGCTCGGCGGTTGCAGGATGAAGTCGGCGATGTCGTTGCCGGCGGTGAAGCACTCGGCGCTGCCGGTGATCAGCACGGCGTTGATTTCAGAGTCGTTGTCAGCCTGTTTCAACGCCTCGGCGAGGCGGCTGTACATCGCGCGGGTCAGGGCGTTTCTCTTGTCCGGGCGGTTGAGGCGCAGGGTCAGTAAACCGCGTTCGCGTTCCAGCAGGATGGCATCGGTCATGGCGTGTCTCGCGTCTGAAAATTCAGCGCTCAACCACGGCTCAAAAATACGTCGGCCAGCAGTTGGTTGCGCGGCAGTCCGGCCAGGTACAGACGCCGGGCGAAGGCGTCGACACTGGCCGTCGAGCCGCAGACTAAGGCCAGGGTTTGCCGGGAAACAAGGCGCAGTTGCGCCAAAGCGGCGGCTGACTCGGCCGCCGTCCACAACTCGACGCTGAGGTTTTCCCGCTGCGCAGCCAGTGCCGCCAGGGGTTTGGCCAGATAGTGTTGATCAGCATCATGGGCCAGGTGAATGACGCGGATTGCGCCTTGGTGATCCTGGCGCAGGGCTTCACGCAACACGCCGAACAACGGGCCTAAACCCGTGCCGGCGGCCAGCAGCCATAGCGGACGGCTGTGCCAGTCGGGGTCGTAATGCAAGGCGCCGCCACGCAGTTCGCCGAGGCGGATCGAATCGCCGATCTGCAAGCGCCGCGCGGCATCACTGAACTCACCGGGCTGTCGGCAATCGAGGTGGAATTCGAGAAAACGGTCTTCTTCCGGCAGGCTTGCCAGCGAATAGGGCCGGGCGATGTGATTGATCCACAGCACCAGATGTTGCCCGGCGCTGTAGCGCAAGGGCCGCTGCGGGGTCAGACGCAAACGCAGAACGCTGTCGCTGAGCCAGTCCAGCGCTTCGACCACCGCCGGACGACCGTCGGTAAGCGGATCGAAGGTGTGCACCTGCAAGTCTTCGACAACCTGACACTGGCACGCCAGACGCCAGCCTTCGTGACGCTGTTCGGCGCTCAAGGCGTCCGGCCGATTGTCGGCGGGCAGGCCTTGCACGCATTGCACCAGACAGGCATGACAGCTACCGGCGCGGCAGCTGTAGGGCACAGCGACGCCGTTCTGATTGAGGGCATCGAGCAGATTGCTGCCCGCCGCCACTGACCATTGTCGTTCACCCACGCGAAGTTCAGGCATCGACGCTCTCCCACGCGGCCGCACAACGATTGCGCCCGTCTCGCTTGGCCCGATACAACGCCTGGTCGGCGCGCTGCAGGGCGTCGTCCAGATCATCGCCCAACGCCAATAAGGTCATGCCGGCCGACAGGCTGAGGTTGCGCACATTCAGGCCCACCAGTTCAACATCAGTGAAGGCAATACGCAGACGCTCGCAGCAAGCGGTCAGCCGTTCGGCGTCGCAATCGGGCAACAGCACGACGAATTCCTCACCACCATAACGCGCCAGCACATCGCCGTCGCGCAGACAGGCTTGAGCAACGCCGGCGAAAGCCTGCAACACCTGATCGCCGGCGGCATGGCCGTGCAGGTCGTTGATGCGTTTGAAATGGTCGAGGTCGATCAATGCCAGACCGTGCACGACGCCATCGTCCATTGCATTCAGCTCTCGTGAGGCCAGACGCAAAAAGTGCCGACGATTGAACAGCCCGGTCAATTCATCGGTAGCGACCAGATCCTCCAGCTGACGCATCATTCCGCGCAGAGTGTCCTGATGCGCCTGCAAGGCAAACCGGCGCTGGCGCTGGCGTTGGCGCGAAACCTGGACGAAGCGCGCGTACAGCACCAGCCACGCCAGCACCATTGCCAGAATGCACACCTGCAGGGCGGCAAGCGCCGGTTCGCGCAAGCGGAAGTGGTAGCCGTCCCACAGCGTAATTGCACAGAAACTGAAGAACACCAGCAGTGCGCAGCGGATGAACGCCCGTCGACTGAGATGGAACAGGCCGAACAGCAGGATCAGCACGTAGAACACCAGAAAGGCGCCACGGGCTTCATCCAGATGGGCGATCAGCCAGGTCTGCCAGCCGAGACCGACCAACACCTGCGCTTCGGTCAGGCTGGGATCGGCAAAGCGCATGTTGCGCCCGCTCCAGAACAGCGCGAACAGCACCGACTGGCTGAGCACCACCAGCGCACTGCCGATGGCCACGGAGCTCAGGGACTGGGCGTAATGACCGGTGAAAAACGCCAGCCACAGCAGCAGCAAAGCCAATCCATAGGTGGCCGCAGCGAGGGCAAAGCGTTTGAGCAAAAGACGTTGAATGGCGTTATGGGTCAATCGTTGACTCACCGTGCGATAAGAGGCTGACCGAGTGTCCTACTCTACAGACCGGCTGCCACTTTAGAGGCCCAGTCGATAAATGACCACCGATTTTCGGGCTCGAAATTTGACGTCAAAAGTGTGGCCTGCGCATACCGCCAAAAGCCCCTCACCCTAGCCCTCTCCCAGAGTGAGAGGGGACTGACCGAGTTGTTTGTTCGAGATACGCCGACCTGAAATAACGAGCCGGACTCAGGTTTGAACAACATGAAGATCAGCTCCCTTTCCTGAGCCGGACTCAGGTTTGAACAACATGAAGATCGGCTCCCTTTCCTGAGCCGGACTCAGGTTTGAACAACATGAAGATCGGCTCCCTTTCCTGAGCCGGACTCAGGTTTGAACAACATGAAGATCGGCTCCCTTTCCTGAGCCGGACTCAGGTTTGAACAACATGAAGATCGGCTCCCTTTCCCCCTCGCCCCCTTTGGGGGAGAGGGCTGGGGTGAGGGGGTAGCTCTTGAAGTGCACACCCTCTGTCCGATATTCGCCCAGCCATGCGACCAACGAATGACTGCCGGCGCGTGTATGCCCCATCGAGGCGCGGTATACTGCCGCGCCTTTTTAGCGTCGCGCCAGCAGCCCCGGCGTGCCCGGCCCAAAGGGCCAGCTTCAAGTTGCAAGCTCCAAGCCGCAAGCTCGAACAGTCCGCGTACTGCTCCAACTTGTCGCTCGAAGCTAGAAGCTCAAAGCTGCCCTATTAAAATGTTCCCGTCTTTTAGAGGAGCGCGACTCATGACCGTGATCAAGCAAGACGACCTGATTCAGAGCGTTGCCGACGCCCTGCAGTTCATTTCCTATTACCACCCCGTGGATTTCATCCAGGCGATGCACGAAGCCTACCTGCGCGAAGAATCGCCAGCGGCCCGTGACTCGATGGCGCAGATCCTGATCAACTCGCGCATGTGCGCCACCGGCCACCGCCCGATCTGCCAGGACACCGGTATCGTTACCGTGTTCGTGCGCGTCGGCATGGACG encodes:
- a CDS encoding iron-sulfur-binding ferredoxin reductase; the encoded protein is MPELRVGERQWSVAAGSNLLDALNQNGVAVPYSCRAGSCHACLVQCVQGLPADNRPDALSAEQRHEGWRLACQCQVVEDLQVHTFDPLTDGRPAVVEALDWLSDSVLRLRLTPQRPLRYSAGQHLVLWINHIARPYSLASLPEEDRFLEFHLDCRQPGEFSDAARRLQIGDSIRLGELRGGALHYDPDWHSRPLWLLAAGTGLGPLFGVLREALRQDHQGAIRVIHLAHDADQHYLAKPLAALAAQRENLSVELWTAAESAAALAQLRLVSRQTLALVCGSTASVDAFARRLYLAGLPRNQLLADVFLSRG
- a CDS encoding enoyl-CoA hydratase-related protein, yielding MTDAILLERERGLLTLRLNRPDKRNALTRAMYSRLAEALKQADNDSEINAVLITGSAECFTAGNDIADFILQPPSDLDSPVFHFMLNLLECRKPVIAAVAGAAVGIGTTLLLHCDLVYVARDARLRMPFVNLGLCPEFGSSLILPRLLGQAKAAELLLLGEGFSGEQAAQWGIASEALGSGAAALSKAREMALRFDELPAEAVRISKQLMRAPDRELIRKVIEEEGALFTQRLRSPEALAALTGFIKRH
- the pyk gene encoding pyruvate kinase encodes the protein MSVRRTKIVATLGPASNSPEVLEQLILAGLDVARLNFSHGTPDEHKARAKLVRDLAAKHGRFVALLGDLQGPKIRIAKFANKKIELKIGDQFTFSTSHPLTEGNQQVVGIDYPDLVKDCGVGDELLLDDGRVVMRVDTATATELHCTVTIGGPLSDHKGINRRGGGLTAPALTEKDKADIKLAAEMEVDYLAVSFPRDAADMEYARQLRDEAGGTAWLVAKIERAEAVADDETLDGLIKASDAVMVARGDLGVEIGDAELVGIQKKIILHARRHNKAVIVATQMMESMIQNPMPTRAEVSDVANAVLDYTDAVMLSAESAAGLYPLEAVQAMARICVGAEKHPTGKTSSHRIGKEFTRCDESIALATMYTANHFPGVKAIIALTESGYTPLIMSRIRSSVPIYAFSPHRETQARAAMFRGVYTVPFDPASLEPHEVSQKAIDELVKRGVVEKGDWVILTKGDSYHTTGGTNGMKILHVGDPQV
- a CDS encoding GGDEF domain-containing protein, which produces MTHNAIQRLLLKRFALAAATYGLALLLLWLAFFTGHYAQSLSSVAIGSALVVLSQSVLFALFWSGRNMRFADPSLTEAQVLVGLGWQTWLIAHLDEARGAFLVFYVLILLFGLFHLSRRAFIRCALLVFFSFCAITLWDGYHFRLREPALAALQVCILAMVLAWLVLYARFVQVSRQRQRQRRFALQAHQDTLRGMMRQLEDLVATDELTGLFNRRHFLRLASRELNAMDDGVVHGLALIDLDHFKRINDLHGHAAGDQVLQAFAGVAQACLRDGDVLARYGGEEFVVLLPDCDAERLTACCERLRIAFTDVELVGLNVRNLSLSAGMTLLALGDDLDDALQRADQALYRAKRDGRNRCAAAWESVDA
- a CDS encoding tetratricopeptide repeat protein, with product MRFLPIAALALSVLAVTGCTRWSMNHHLNNAYSAYDRGNCEQVMLELSKVERASRARPYVWPEVSMMRGQCLERQKMFVDAAQTYQFIIASYPNSEYAYRARARLETLQSLGHYPTRSAAAVVRPTRF
- a CDS encoding PilZ domain-containing protein, giving the protein MFTDRRIERHQLPYFLRVFNSVTDKPIGFLGNVSADGLMLISQLPMMIGVDFQLRLKIPASDGCQQVIDFTACCVWCHEDVTPLHYDAGFIVQRPPPEFGQLVQALQQYFSFQPMPASA